Part of the Oncorhynchus masou masou isolate Uvic2021 chromosome 24, UVic_Omas_1.1, whole genome shotgun sequence genome is shown below.
AAACCCTACAAACGTATGGAAGGGAACGAACACTAAGTTGGCAGTGAAATATAGGTGGGTATTATTTCCTGAGGCAAATAGGAGAAGTCCTAGCTGACTGTACAGATACTTCTACTGCCTTCCTTTCGATACAAGAGCTCTGGGCTTGGCAAAGGAGGGAGAGCCCAAGCTCAGGTCAGAGGGTTTCCATCAGTGCAGGACAATATACTACAAGAGCTTGTTTACATTGCTAGACTGGTGTGACAGCTCCTGCCATTGAACATTGAGAAAAACACACgccaggggtgtattcactagtgCATACCATAGGAAACTGTTGCAAAACATTTGCAACGAAAACAAGAGTTCCTTACTGGAAAAGTTCAGCCGATCCCTACAGCATTAAGGCCAGTTTGGTTCCGAGTAAATACACCGCAGGGTCTTTTCTAGGAAAAGGTTAACTTTGGTGACACAACCACTACCATTATGTAATAACAGAAATCCACAAAACAAAGTAAAGTTTACTATCAATGAACAATAATAGTACAGTGACTTTGCTATAAAAGTCGATAAGAGTCCACGTCCTGCTGATTAAACTCATGCTCTAGTAGTAGAGCAACTGCAGTTCTGGACATTATTACTAAAGCTGGATTGTAAACATACAATGAGTAAAATCATAAAACTCACCGATCATAAATTATGTGTATTGATACTATACTGAATTGTATGTAGAGGGGCCGTGGTTTGCGGTCCTGACCAGGCTATATCAGGGCATGCAATTAAAAATATATAggaaaaaatataaaacagatTAAGAATCTCTATTGGAAATACTTTTAGAACAGGAAAAGACTTAAGATGCCTAGGAAAATTAACAAAATTGTCTGCAGTCAACAAATAATGTcaccaaaaacaaaatgtttgatttaactttatttatttttttatggcTTTGTTTTTTCTTattgttttcttatttttttccccTTACTATAGGTCTTTTTGTCACTACATAATTATCTGATAGGAGTGGGCATgttaaaatgttgtttttgtttgAACAAATGTCTATTCAAAGCTTTTATCCTTAAGCAAGCAAAGTATGAACACAGCTAATAAAAATAAAGGATCATTTTTACCTCCTTTACACAAAATAAAAACACTTTTTGGACCCCTTCAGAAATGGGGGTATTAAAATATTTAACATTTGTATTACAAATCAATGTAATGAGACAAAACACGTAAAAACTGTACAAAAATGAtaaaattcatttaaaaaagtaTTGTGACCAGATGATGCAAAGTTAAGATTATATAGTTTTTGTTTTGTCAGGGTGAAGGACCATAACGCCTAAATGAAAAAAGATGCTATGGGAGCAGAGTTCACAATTCATTTCTTCTGCTGGATGTAGTTGAGGTTGACGTGATGTCGTCCGTGGGGGAGGAGCGGGAAATGCTGATTGGGGTGCACCACAGAACCTGAGGCGGGGCCAAGACAAAGAAGGAAGTAAAGTTAACTACAGTAGGGGCATTTTTGTAAGATCGAAGGGGAGAATTATTTAGAGTAGACCAATCAATTAAGTATTACAAACTATACTAAataattaattgtattttttaaacaGACACCCATTCTGAATGGACTCAAGGACAGACCGACCCGTTCCGAAAAGGACAGTTTGAAACTGACCCAAACAGACCCATGCTGGTTCATGTTCTGAGACACCCGTTCAGATTCTAAAGAAAGCAATTTAAAATATCCAACTGGGCGCTGCCAGCGCCATCAATAAACAAGCAATGTTAGCCAAATTAACCACAGTTACATGTCCTTAAAAACTGCCTATAAcaaattatataaaaaaaaaagattagtTGTGTTTCGACGTGTAGCGTATGGACTATACTTTGCTAATACAAAATtatattcattaaaaaaatatatatatttaaaaagagACGAGCATAGGCCTAGCCCTAGAACAACAGAAAAGATAGGTATGCCGGTGTTGTGCAGAAAATCTACTAGtcgaataagacatgggagagaggacGAATTTTGGCAGAGATTTACagtaccttgcgaaagtattcggcccccttgaactttgtgaccttttgccacatttcagacttcaaacataaagatataaaactgtatttttatgtgaagaatcaacaacaagtgggacacaatcatgaagtgaaacgacatttattggatatttcaaacttttttaacaaatcaaaaactgaaaaattgggcgtgcaaaattattcagcccccttaagttaatactttgtagcgccaccttttgctgcgattacagctgtaagtcacttggggtatgtctctatcagttttgcacatcgagtgactgaaattttttcccattcctccttgcaaaacagctcgagctcagtgaggttggatggagagcatttgtgaacagcagttttcagttcttttcgCAGATTCTCGTCTGgactggattcaggtctggactttgacttgaccattctaacacctggatatgtttatttttgaaccattccattgtagattttgctttatgttttggatcattgtcttgttggaagacaaatctccgtcccagtctcaggtcttttgcagactccatcaggttttcttccagaatggtcctgtatttggctccatccatcttcccatcaattttaaccatcttccctgtccctgctgaagaaaagcaggcccaaaccatgatgctgccaccaccatgtttgacagtgggtatggtgtgttcagggtgatgagctgtgttgcttttacgccaaacataacgttttgcattgttgccaaaaagttcaactttggtttcatctgaccagagcaccttcttccacatgtttggtgtgtctcccaggtggcttgtggcaaactttaaaatacactttttatggatatctttaagaaatggctttcttgccactcttccataaaggccagatttgtgcaatatacgactgattgttgtcctatggaaagagtctcccacctcagctttagatatctgcagttcatccagagtgatcatgggcctcttggctgcatctctgatcagtcttctccttgtatgagctgaaagtttagagggacggccaggtcttggtagatttgcagtggtctgatactccttccatttcaatattatcgcttgcacagtgccccttgggatgtttaaagcttgggaaatctttttgtatacaaatcaggctttaaacttcttcacaacagtatctcggacctgcctggtgtgttccttgttcttcatgatgctctctgcgcttttaacggacctctgagactatcacagtgcaggtgcatttatacagagacttgattacacacaggtggattgtatttatcatcattagtcatttaggtcaacattggatcattcagagatcctcactgaacttctggagagagtttgctgcactgaaagtaaaggggctgaataattttgcacgcccaatttttcagtttttgatttgttaaaaaagtttgaaatatccaataaatgtcgttccacttcatgattgtgtcccacttgttgttgattcttcacaaaaaaatacagttgtatatctttatgtttgaagtctgaaatgtggcaaaaggtcgcaaagttcaagggggccaaatactttcgcaaggcactgtatttatagACCAATACAAAAATCAGTAGCGGATTTTGGTACGCAACAAGGGCAGCCGCCCATGGTGGCATCTTGCCGGGGGTAGCACGGGGGGCCCCCGGGTGTGTGTGCTGAAGGGGGGGTTCGTCCAGGGCGCTATACAAGCTGGACCCGCCACATATACCCTaaacaaatagccaaaccgaAAACTGCAGACAAAAATCTGTTCTGCTACTAAGATCAGTGAATGTAGGCTAAACTGACAAAGGAGTGAAGAGCAGAAATCTCAACTAGCAAGCAAGTCGCAGCAATGAAGAACGCGAAGGGGGGGAGAATTCTGAGGGGGAGATTTGGCAATACTCCAGCGCCATGTTCCCGACATCTTTTAAATCCTTGTCAGATTGCTAAACAGATAGACTGACGCAGTAGCTTTATTTCTacattttctatccaaatatgtTTTTATAAAAGATAAGCATTATATTGTTAGATTAAAGGTGTAACTCAGGTAGGCATAAAACATTCTTCCTCACCTCAAGTTCAACTCTCAGTGTGCACTGCCTTCATAGGTCTGCAGTACCTAAGCCGAATAGGTATACCACACCAAACAATCACAAAAGTTGCTTAACTTTATTAGGGTAATATCAAAAGTAAGTCACTGTTCACCGGGAAAATACGAATATTGCCGCAATAAATTCAATACCAACAAAGGTGACTGCCTACCGCACGCCTACCCAACAAATGACAGTAATAGATTCATGCCATTTcttttacaacaggcctactttTAGCCTTAACATAAATACATGGCACAAAAATATAGATATGTTTTCCTTGACAAAAAATGTTCAACAAAATGAAACACTTTTTGCATTGGTAATTTAAAGAACTGGTTTAGATCATTAAAATAGAACTACAATAGTAATAAATGAACAATATTGGAcaataaatgaaaataaataagGTAGAAATATGCATAAAACCTGAAGAGCGAATTGCACACAGGCCATTGGGCAGTGCCAACATTTTTCCCCATCTTTGTCAACTACAATATCACAACTTGTCCCTGAGGACGTTCCTCTTGTCGACTTCTTTTCACTTTTCCCTTTCTCCTCTAACTTTCGTTATACTTCAATGAAAAAAGACTCAATCTTCACGATCAACAGTAGACAAGGGTAATTAACAGAAGACGGGTCCAAACCGGGACCAACGGTAATACATTTTAATTGCACATACCTGGTACCCGTGGCAATTGCGTCAGACCCGACCCAGATCCGAGCCAAAAGTCAGATTTTAGGGCCAGGACCCGATTGGGTTCCAGGTCAGATCACGGAATTTCAGGTCTGTTGAAACCGTGAAAACCTCTAATTCGCATCTCTATCGCAGAGCCTCTTACCTTGGGACATGAAGGGTTTGCCGGGATGTGGGTAGCCCCCGTTGCCCTGCTGGATGAAGTTCTGTGGCATGCGGTAAGGCCAGGACGGGGACAGGGAGTAGTGGGCCGCATTGCTGTGCTCCCAGGTCCTAGAACCCTGCTGGCTCACACCACCAAACTGGGTCTTGTAGCCTGGGTCTACAGGGAAAGGGAGGTCTTTAAATTTGGTCCACAAAACGTAATTGGAAAATTTAAACAAGAAACTGCTCAGCCAATCACAATAATTTGATATCATCCTTCTGACCCAGCATCAGTTTAAGTGCACAGTGAATTAAGTGTGTAGCCCAAAACCACTGGTGTCTTACCTGACCACACAATCAGTACAGTTAACAAGGAAACAGACAGTTACTGATAAAGACAAGGACAGAATCTGACCAGTTAGTCAGACAAACCAACAAAGACAGACTGTTCTGACAACtagcagagacagaaagagccCAGACAGAGACGGAGCCACCCAGTGTGTACCTGACTTCCCCACAGTGCCGTTAGCCACCATTGCACCCTGTTGTGCCAGGTGGTTGTGCCAGTGCCTGTCCCGTCCCTGCCCTCCTCCCAGGCCCATGGGCCTCCCCGCCGGCTGGGCGAAGATGATGCTAGGGTCGTTTAGGTTCATAGGGCTAGGGCTGCCACCCCCCAAAGAGCCCCCTGGCCCTGTGTTCCCATTCCCTGGGCCAGGGGCCTGGCGCAGAGGGAATTTAAGGCCGGGCGGGGAGGGCCCACCAGGGCCACTGGAAGTCTGGAGGATGGGGCCGTGGATGGGCCAGGAgttggaggggtggtggtgttggtgatgaaCCTGGTGCCCCTGAGACTGATGTGACTGGTGCTGGTTGTGGTGGGACGGCAGCAGTCCCAGAGCAGTGAGAGCTGCAGAGTGGTGGTACTGGCccgggtgggagggagggaagccgaaaagagagaggggaacctgGGGGTGTTGGGGCTGCTTAGGGGGTCCCACTCCAGCGGAGGTCTTGGAGGAGGAGGGTTGGGGGGAGCTGGAGGATTGGCTGGAACCCTGGGAGAACAGGTTGGGCTGGGGGGAGTAGGGCGGAGTCTGGTGGGAATCAGACTGAGGAGGGGGCGGGGGACAGCAGGGTAAGGATGTAGAGGGACAGtcaggaagggaaagagagaaatcaaTTAAAAAGCATCACCATACATAGAGGTCTGTACTGATCGATAAAGAAGCTATCTGTAGTATGTTTGAACATGGTCAGGGTGGCTCGGGGAGAGAGACAACGCCGAGTTGTACTCACACATTCGGAGGGTTGTCTGGTGCGTCCGGGGCGGTCCTGTGGAGgctgggggatggggatggactGGGAGCTCACCATGGCTTGCACCATGTGGGGAACTGGAGGAAACGGAAGCAAACTATTACATCACTCAGTCATCGCGCCACTGCTGTCCTCTGCTGGGAGGTAGTAGTCATGACAAAACACAGGTCTTTAAATCAACAATTACATACTGTACATGGGCTCCTATACAATACAGGAACGATTCGGTGCCATTCGGTTTGAATACAGAACAAATCGATGCGATTTGGTTCGATGCAATAAGATTCGATACACAAACATTTGTTGCAAACACGTTCATTTTCCATTCTAAATTAAAAATCTGCTGCTGATTGAGCTCATGAGCTGGGACTCTTGGAGCTGGATCTGTCTGAGCTTGTTATTTTTTGCAGATTCATGTTTGAGCTTTTAATATTTATCATTTACAAATTAGCACTGACATACCCaatgaatttatagcacaactttggaTTTCACTCCCATCTCAAAATCAAATGGTTTTAACAGATTGTTCTTCTCGTCGTCTCTAGTTTTGGCCATGCAGTGCGACTCGCAAAAGTGATTGCTGGCCTCTCGaagtggagcagtggtctaagtcactgcatcacaatgctagctgtgccactagagattctgggtttaaATCCAGGCTGTCGCGACCgggaggggagggtttggccggtagggatgtccttgtcccatcgcgcactagtgactccgaGCGCATGCACGCTGGcgacacggtgtttcctccgacacattggtgtggctggcttcccgattaagtgggcattgtgttaagaagcagtgggGCTTGTTTAgttttcggaggacgcacggctctcgaccttcgcctctcctgagtccgtatgggagttgccacgatgagacaagactaactactaattggaaaccacgaaattggggagcaaacggggtaaaaatatatattttttaaaagtgATTGCTGTCCTCGTTATGAAATAATTAACTTTAAACTGATTGTTCGAAGCAAAACTACCAAAAATATTGCTGATGGTGAACCTGAACAATCAAAATAAACTCAATTTTAAGCCCTGTTCAGCAGGTAGACCAACAGCCAGTTGTCTCTCCGATAGCTTACTTTTATTCCAGTAAATCAGCGCACAGATGACAAACTAAATGACATCTGACTGATGCATGCTACATTTGGATCGGTTTAGGGTCCGCAGACTGATACACTTGTATCTTAAACATTTGAATTGGGGACCGATGTGTATCGGTGAATCGTTACAttcctgaatttgtccaaatgaAACTCTTGTTTTGCTCTGTTTGCTTCACCCCAGAGGTGTAATTATTAGACCAAGACGGTAGCAAACAGTTGCAAAACCCTTTGCAACGGAAACAGTTTACTCCAAACAGAAAACGGTTTGGCAACGAAAGGAGTTTCTATtcgacaaattcaggtaggtccctccctgttTAATTTCTGTTTTCTTCCTAGCGGATACACCCtcgatcaggtgtgtgtgtgtgtgtgtgtacctagtcCCACTGCGGCTCTCTGTCTAAGATGACGGTACTCTTGGCAGTCCCTCCGTACGTGACCCATGTCACCACACTGGAAACAACGACGCTCCCGCAGCTCATGATCGTCTCCCTCCTtcacatcctcctctttctcattctccttcttcctcatccccctgttcagacagacacgcacacagaagCAGAGGATTAGCTCACTCAAACATGCAGCCACCACTTGATATAGATTCAAATAcagtattttaaattatttataatagtatctgtgcttgattgagctcaTCTTCCAACAGAACCAATGCAACAAAAAGTCTCAAAAGTGCAAAGCCCTCCCACCTGGaattatttcaaatagtatttgaacccaggtctgtcacacacacacgctagttCTGAAAGAAACTCACTGATGTTCTCTCCCAGTGTACCTGCGTCTCTTGGGGCAGTCCTTCATATAATGGCCGATCTTGCCACAGACCCGACAGCACCTGTCATTAGGTGCCAGCTCCCCGTCCGTTAGCACCTTGGAGTCAAAGAAGTAGTACTGCACCACAGAAGAAACAATGTTAGACAAATGGAATCATTTGGCATCAACAGTGTACAGCCCGGGCAACAATGCCCATAATTACAACGGGTCTCAGAGTGCAGATCTTGGATCAGGTCCCCCTCTTGTTCATCATCATTTAAAAAAGGCAAAAAtgatcctatatcagcactcTGAATACAGCCTTGTATCTAGTGTGTGCTGTACCGTCTCCAAGCCAGGCTGAGGGTAGAAGGGAGTACCAAACAGCTTCCTGCCGTTGATAAAGGCCTTCATGATGAAGTTAGTCactaaggagagaaagagaaggggtgTGTTGGGGACCATGATCACTGAACAACTACAGGGAGCACAGACCATAATCACTGAAATACTGTGGTAGATGATACATACTTGGCCTGATAAGGATAATTTAGGAGTAAGGTGGCAAAACTCTCAATAAATTCTGtgattttccagaaatcctggatgGCGTATTCCGGATTTCCTGCTCATTATCTCCTGACaacctccaaccaggattttggGTAAACTAGGGAATATATTGAAAGTTCCTGAAATGTTGCAACCCTACTGAGGAGACATAGTTCACTTACTTTTGCGAGAAACTCCAGCACCAAGATTGTGATTCAAGTCAAAGGGATCTAAGGAACAAACAAAAAGTAACCAGTGATCAATCGGTCCTTTCATCATCACAACCATGTGAGTGAGAAGGACAGTTTCACTACCTTCAATAGCGATGCACTTGGAGGTCCACTGCTTCTCGAAGGTGGTGAGTCGTTTCCTCTGGCGGATGCTAATGACATGCTCCTTAAAGTCAAACTCCTCGGTGTAGAACCTGAGCAGGCCCAGCCACAGCTCCCCCACAGACTCACGGTTTTGCTGCAGCTCTGGCAGATGACGACGCTATGAGGGAGGATAAGGGACAGCGAGCTTTATCAGAACTCTTTAATAGAATGCTTTAGACTACAATGACTAGTaagcaaaacaacaaacgtaTTCAAGGTCATCATTTCGGGGAGGCAGGTGTGTGTCGGATTTGCTACATTCAGTTGCGTTGATGACTTAACTCACCAGTTCCTCGAGGTCATCACAGAAGAAGGCATTCCAACCATCCACCATCCTCTGTGGTACAGTATGTCCGTCAAAGATCTAAGGAACAGGTGGGTTATTTCCTAAGGCTTTTACAAAGACTGAGTGGGTTCTGTTGGTGTCAGCTACATCCACACTGACTGGCTATAACAGGATGGACATGTAACAAGGGTTAGCAGAGGGTAAGTGAACAGTACCTCTTGGAGAACAGGGATGACGGGGGGCTTTCTCTGCTGCAGGAAGTAGAGCACCATGAGGATGTATGCATAGGACGACAGACTTCCTCTGGACGCGTCACCTATGTCGCAGCGCTTTGCAAACACCTTCATGGTGTATCCCAGAAACTGCACGCGCGGGTCTAGAGCTGCGTAGGTAGCCAGCATTCTGGTGTTGTGTTGAGCCTGAAAGAGGAGCGACGCCAATGAATCCATACAGATGGATAGTACACAATCACTGATAACACAGCAACTTAGCTTGACTTACAAAGGACATGTTACCCAATGATAGTACTCTGTCCCTTACCAGTCCTTGTTATGGCTATCTGTAACGTTAAGGAATGATCTCCGTTTACTCACCAGCGTATTGTAGAGGCTGATGTCTGCCTCCAGTCCGCTCGGTCTGTGTTCAAACTTCACAATAGGCACTTTGGCTGTCGTAATAGGCAGGATGTTCCTCAGACCTGACAGAGGAAAACACAGGTCATCAATCACCAAGTCACAAAATATGACAGTCTGCATTCATAACAAGTAGTCAAACCACGCATCCTGAAAGGGGTCAATGTAATGTGCTATGAAAGAACCTCTTTCACCTGCGTGTTTCTTTAGCACCTTGGCTAGGTCTTCGATGATCTCTTTGCAGTTCAACTTCTGTTGAGTAGAGGGATAGACAATTATACATCTCAGAATGACTGGGGAGACAAAGACCTGCGGGAATGAGTTTCAATACTCAAAATGGACACCAATCACAGTGAGCCCACGTACCTCTCCGGTGTCGTGGCCCTCCAAGGTCATGCAGATGTCCAGGTCACTGTCACGGAAACCAAAGCCATTCTTGGAGGAGCCAAACAAACACAGCTGGGCCTCGTCTGTGTGATGATATCATAGATGTTTTATAATACAGAGGTGGTACTACACAGAATAGTAAGTTCCATATTCTTGTGAACTGCTGTTACATATACAATTCAGTTCTGTACGTACCATTGTATTCCTTTCGTATAAACCTCTCCAGACTACCCATGACCTGCTCTCTCTTCTGCTGCTCTCCAAGAGAGGGGGACAGCTCATCTACAAACAATCAGAAAAAGTATATTTAGCGTGTTTGAGTATTCCTATTTGTGCATGTGAAGTCTATATATACAGGTTTTACCAGTGTAGTGTTCAAGAGATGTCTTAGCTCCACAATATAGAAGATCTGCTTGGACAAAATATGGACATAATCACTCAAACAAACTCCTTCCAAGACAGCAGAATGATGTTAAGCAGCAAATGACTTACGGTAGCAGAGTCTACAAAGGCCATCCAGGATGTCTCTGAAGCGATCGGACATGGGAGGCAGCGGTTTGAGCTCGATCTTCTTGAAGTCCTCAGGACAATCGTCCTTCAGATGGCCATCTCTCTTACAGATGCTGCACACAACTGTAGGAGGCTGCAGAGAAGATAAATAAAGATAGTTAAGCAATGCCTGTGAACTTAATTCTGGAACTTACACTAAACTTCTGTCAAAGCAAGTCTAGAATTTTCATTATCCAATTCAAAACAATCCAAAAAAGCATTTTGTACAGGTACCTTTCCTCCTGTGAAGATCATCCTGTCAAATATATAATGCAGGTCCTCTGGTGCAATATGTCCCTGCATTTTAAACACAGGCTTaacttcctcttccccctcttcatcaCTGTCCAGCAGGCCGTTCTGGGGCGAGGGGGAGGCGGAGGAATACTCCAGGGTCGCGCCAGGCTCAGCTCCAGTCCCATCTGTAGAACTGTCCCCCTCACTGAGGACCAAGTCCATAAGGCCAGCGTTTAATGCCCGCTCTGCTCCAACCTCTTCATCACTTTCAAACTCATCATCCTCcttctgtcctgtctcagagctcagactGTTCCCTTCTTTCCCATTGCGCTCTCCACCTCCACTCTTCTCAGCCACCTCTTCTCCCTTTCCGTCTCCTTCCTCTGGTTTCATGTCGCCATGTTTGCATGTCTTCTTGCCTCTCTGGCGCCCTCCTGTGTCCCTGTCCTTGCTCTGCGGGCAGGCAAAGTATTTGTAGGCAGTACGAAAGCGCTCCTGGACGTACTCAAAGACCATCTGACTGTTCAGGCTGCGGGCAACATTCCTCTTCAGGGCAAACGGATCTGAGAAGAAATAGAAGAGGATAAGTTTAAAGGTGGTAGAGCAGTGGTGTGTAGAAA
Proteins encoded:
- the LOC135513127 gene encoding terminal uridylyltransferase 4-like isoform X4; this translates as MEESKSPLKLIKPSRNEDRGATAPSSTSSRSLKEAPATQREGSGPKPATACRSRENITTAREDHKDQGSNRGTGRASTASPQDPGRGKPRRLTGRTSSGERRKGKVGLGGQQQALQGGDARPMVASDRSPAGGGRDTGAGTVATSSDEVLTPQTKTPKMGPLKEKSPGVKAGAVLETGQPAVEGSAVNEEGHGRNMTSEQKLGLRQAEDRLYRDYIHRLVKPSPEYPNFQYLCKLCSIHIENIQGAHKHIKEKRHKKSIMEKQEENELRALPAPSPAQLRAVDAAVLQVTQQHGISDQDFLMRKEVVTRMEIIIQQHLSVCALRLYGSCLTRFAFKTSDINIDVTYPSTMTQPDVLIQVLEIVKNSAQYSEVESDFHAKVPVVFCRDVNSGLICKVSAGNDVACLTTNHLAALARLEPRLVPLVLAFRLWAKLCHIDCQAEGGIPSYSFSLMVIFFLQQRREPILPVYFGYWIEGFDVKAVDEYHLTGIEMDIFVGWEHRPPSTEGRGDGRGEGGKVKPEQKKPAMKNQHTEGMTRLALDLGKGVSLGQLWLELLRFYTLEFALEERIISIRLKELLSREMKNWPRRRLAIEDPFALKRNVARSLNSQMVFEYVQERFRTAYKYFACPQSKDRDTGGRQRGKKTCKHGDMKPEEGDGKGEEVAEKSGGGERNGKEGNSLSSETGQKEDDEFESDEEVGAERALNAGLMDLVLSEGDSSTDGTGAEPGATLEYSSASPSPQNGLLDSDEEGEEEVKPVFKMQGHIAPEDLHYIFDRMIFTGGKPPTVVCSICKRDGHLKDDCPEDFKKIELKPLPPMSDRFRDILDGLCRLCYHELSPSLGEQQKREQVMGSLERFIRKEYNDEAQLCLFGSSKNGFGFRDSDLDICMTLEGHDTGEKLNCKEIIEDLAKVLKKHAGLRNILPITTAKVPIVKFEHRPSGLEADISLYNTLAQHNTRMLATYAALDPRVQFLGYTMKVFAKRCDIGDASRGSLSSYAYILMVLYFLQQRKPPVIPVLQEIFDGHTVPQRMVDGWNAFFCDDLEELRRHLPELQQNRESVGELWLGLLRFYTEEFDFKEHVISIRQRKRLTTFEKQWTSKCIAIEDPFDLNHNLGAGVSRKMTNFIMKAFINGRKLFGTPFYPQPGLETYYFFDSKVLTDGELAPNDRCCRVCGKIGHYMKDCPKRRRGMRKKENEKEEDVKEGDDHELRERRCFQCGDMGHVRRDCQEYRHLRQRAAVGLVPHMVQAMVSSQSIPIPQPPQDRPGRTRQPSECSDSHQTPPYSPQPNLFSQGSSQSSSSPQPSSSKTSAGVGPPKQPQHPQVPLSLFGFPPSHPGQYHHSAALTALGLLPSHHNQHQSHQSQGHQVHHQHHHPSNSWPIHGPILQTSSGPGGPSPPGLKFPLRQAPGPGNGNTGPGGSLGGGSPSPMNLNDPSIIFAQPAGRPMGLGGGQGRDRHWHNHLAQQGAMVANGTVGKSDPGYKTQFGGVSQQGSRTWEHSNAAHYSLSPSWPYRMPQNFIQQGNGGYPHPGKPFMSQGSVVHPNQHFPLLPHGRHHVNLNYIQQKK
- the LOC135513127 gene encoding terminal uridylyltransferase 4-like isoform X1, with the translated sequence MEESKSPLKLIKPSRNEDRGATAPSSTSSRSLKEAPATQREGSGPKPATACRSRENITTAREDHKDQGSNRGTGRASTASPQDPGRGKPRRLTGRTSSGERRKGKVGLGGQQQALQGGDARPMVASDRSPAGGGRDTGAGTVATSSDEVLTPQTKTPKMGPLKEKSPGVKAGAVLETGQPAVEGSAVNEEGHGRNMTSEQKLGLRQAEDRLYRDYIHRLVKPSPEYPNFQYLCKLCSIHIENIQGAHKHIKEKRHKKSIMVREKEKQEENELRALPAPSPAQLRAVDAAVLQVTQQHGISDQDFLMRKEVVTRMEIIIQQHLSVCALRLYGSCLTRFAFKTSDINIDVTYPSTMTQPDVLIQVLEIVKNSAQYSEVESDFHAKVPVVFCRDVNSGLICKVSAGNDVACLTTNHLAALARLEPRLVPLVLAFRLWAKLCHIDCQAEGGIPSYSFSLMVIFFLQQRREPILPVYFGYWIEGFDVKAVDEYHLTGIEMDIFVGWEHRPPSTEGRGDGRGEGGKVKPEQKKPAMKNQHTEGMTRLALDLGKGVSLGQLWLELLRFYTLEFALEERIISIRLKELLSREMKNWPRRRLAIEDPFALKRNVARSLNSQMVFEYVQERFRTAYKYFACPQSKDRDTGGRQRGKKTCKHGDMKPEEGDGKGEEVAEKSGGGERNGKEGNSLSSETGQKEDDEFESDEEVGAERALNAGLMDLVLSEGDSSTDGTGAEPGATLEYSSASPSPQNGLLDSDEEGEEEVKPVFKMQGHIAPEDLHYIFDRMIFTGGKPPTVVCSICKRDGHLKDDCPEDFKKIELKPLPPMSDRFRDILDGLCRLCYHELSPSLGEQQKREQVMGSLERFIRKEYNDEAQLCLFGSSKNGFGFRDSDLDICMTLEGHDTGEKLNCKEIIEDLAKVLKKHAGLRNILPITTAKVPIVKFEHRPSGLEADISLYNTLAQHNTRMLATYAALDPRVQFLGYTMKVFAKRCDIGDASRGSLSSYAYILMVLYFLQQRKPPVIPVLQEIFDGHTVPQRMVDGWNAFFCDDLEELRRHLPELQQNRESVGELWLGLLRFYTEEFDFKEHVISIRQRKRLTTFEKQWTSKCIAIEDPFDLNHNLGAGVSRKMTNFIMKAFINGRKLFGTPFYPQPGLETYYFFDSKVLTDGELAPNDRCCRVCGKIGHYMKDCPKRRRYTGREHQGMRKKENEKEEDVKEGDDHELRERRCFQCGDMGHVRRDCQEYRHLRQRAAVGLVPHMVQAMVSSQSIPIPQPPQDRPGRTRQPSECSDSHQTPPYSPQPNLFSQGSSQSSSSPQPSSSKTSAGVGPPKQPQHPQVPLSLFGFPPSHPGQYHHSAALTALGLLPSHHNQHQSHQSQGHQVHHQHHHPSNSWPIHGPILQTSSGPGGPSPPGLKFPLRQAPGPGNGNTGPGGSLGGGSPSPMNLNDPSIIFAQPAGRPMGLGGGQGRDRHWHNHLAQQGAMVANGTVGKSDPGYKTQFGGVSQQGSRTWEHSNAAHYSLSPSWPYRMPQNFIQQGNGGYPHPGKPFMSQGSVVHPNQHFPLLPHGRHHVNLNYIQQKK